The DNA segment TCCACGCCGCGGTCGGCCTGCTCCGGGAGTTCGAGGAGTGCGCTGTGGTCATCGTCAAGCACAACAACCCCTGCGGCGTGGCGACCGGCGAGAGCCCCCTCGAGACCTACATCGCCGCCCGGGAAGTCGACCCGGTCTCGGCCTACGGCTCGATCGTCGCGATGAACCGCGAGGTGGGGGCGGACGTCGCCCGGGAACTGACGGGGACGTTCGTCGAGGTCGTGGTCGCCCCGTCGTTTACGGCGGAAGCCCTCGAGATCATGAAGGCGAAGGAGAACATGCGGGTGCTCCGGCTGCCCGGGCCGGTGGCGCAGCCCGAGATACGGAGCATCGACGGCGGCGTCCTGGTCCAGCGGACAGAGCCCTACCGCGAGGACTGGCGGGTCGTGAGCGAGCGAGAGCCCACCGCCCACGAGATGCGGGCGATGCAGCTCGCCTGGAAGGTCTGCCGGCACACGAAGAGCAACGCCATCATCTTTGCAGACGAGGACGCCGTCATCGGGATCGGCGCCGGGCAGATGAACCGGGTCGAGTCGGCGGAGATCGCGGTCAGAAAGTCCCGGAGACCCCTTGCCGGGTCGGCGGTCGCATCGGACGCCTTCCTGCCGTTCCCCGACACAATGGAGGTCGCGGCGGCGGCGGGCGCGACGGCGCTCGTCCAGCCGGGCGGCTCGATCCGGGATCAGGAGGTCATCGAGGCGGCGAACCGGCTCAACATCGCGATGATCTTCACCGGCGTCCGGCACTTCCGGCACTGAGGGGCCGGCCCTGATATCTCTTTTTTTGTCGGGTTTTCGGCTCTGTAGTAAGTGGTGTCCTGTATCATCACCTCCACACCGTTAGCTCACGCGAAGCCGCGAAGTCAGTGTCGTTGTCAGCAACCCCTACCTCCCCTTCGCGCCCTTCGCGGCTTCGCGTGAGTTTGCATCGCCTCGCACCTTGCGGTGCTCCAGCTCCGGCCCTTCGGCCCGTCGCCATTCGAAAATGCTTCGCGTTGTCTCAAGCTCCGGCCCTTCGGCCCGTCGCCATTCGAAAATGCTTCGCGTTGTCTCCAGCTCCGGCCCTTCGGCCCGTCGCCATTCGAAAATGCTTCGCGTTGTCTCCAGCTCCGGCCCTTCGGCCCGTCGCCATTCGAAAATGCTTCGCGTTGTCTCCAGCTCCGGCCCTTCGGCCCGTCGCCATTCGAAAATGCTTCGCGTTGTCTCCAGCTCCGGCCCTTCGGCCCGTCGCTCCCAAAATCTTATATCCCCCGCCCCCTCTCCACGGCTGATATGCGTATGGACTACGCGAGACTCCTCTCGGGAGCGCTCCGCTACGCAAAAGACGCTCTCTTTGGCGAGTGGGGGCGGTGGGTGCTCCTGGTACTCCTCTCGCTCGTCCAGACGTTCACCCTCTTTTTACTCCCGTTCTACAACGGCTACATCGTGCGGGTGCTCTCCGGCCGGACGCCCGCTCCCGAAGTCGACGACTGGGGGAGGCTCTTTCTTGACGGGTGGAAGCTGAACATCATCAATCTTATTTACCTGATCCCGGTCATCGTGGTCCTGGCCGTCTTCGGCGGGATTGCGGTCATCTCCGCCGTAGCGGCACGGGGGCTCGACAACCCGGACGTATGGGCCTCGGCCGTCGCCGCCGCCGTCACCGGGATCGCGATTGCGGCTCTCGTCCGGGCCGTCATATCGTTTATCTCCCTGATCGCCGTCGTGCGGTTCGCCCACACCGGAAGCCTCCTCCAGGCGTTCAACATCGTGGCGATCGTCTCGCAGATCGGGCGGATCGGGTGGGGCGCCTGGATCGCCGCGGTCGTCGTCATCCTCCTCATCGGCCTCGCGTATACGGCCGCGACCACCCTCATCGCCACGCTGCCCGTCCTCGGGTGGATCGTCAACCTCTTCTTGGGGGTGGTCTACGGCATCTTCCGCGCCCGCTACCTCGCGGCGGCCTATGAGAGTGTTCCGGCGGCGGGATGACGCGGGGACTCCTTTTCCTCTTGCCTGTATCGCCGTCCCGGTGCCGTGACCCCGGGAGTTCCAGGATGCCTCTGACAATGTCCAGAAGGCAGCGGTCAATGCATACGTGACGGATCACGTTCAAGGAAAATACCCGTGGCTTGATTGGAACTCTTTCAGGATAGCCGCTTAATGAGAACAAATGTTACATGAAAATGGTTAAATTATGGTTCGCTAAACTACCCGATTATGTCCAATGGCGGAATGGATACATATAGTTACAAGGGCTGGCTGGTATCAGACAGTTTCTTGAAACGTGCACTAGCAGTATTTGGGTACAATTTCGTCGCAGGTCTGATAATCTGGGTGGGCTTATTCATCATCTTCATGCTTTTCGGAGTGGTGGCTGCATTGGTATTTGGAACGTACTAACTGCTCTTATTTTTATAATGAGTAACCCTTTTTCGGGTATCCTCGAACGGGTCTTCCCGACGAGGCCGTGGTCACCGGGATCGGCGCTCTTCTGCCGAGTTTCCGGCTTGATAGTAAGTAATGTCTTGCAGTGCCATCTCCAGACC comes from the Methanoculleus marisnigri JR1 genome and includes:
- a CDS encoding DUF4013 domain-containing protein, encoding MDYARLLSGALRYAKDALFGEWGRWVLLVLLSLVQTFTLFLLPFYNGYIVRVLSGRTPAPEVDDWGRLFLDGWKLNIINLIYLIPVIVVLAVFGGIAVISAVAARGLDNPDVWASAVAAAVTGIAIAALVRAVISFISLIAVVRFAHTGSLLQAFNIVAIVSQIGRIGWGAWIAAVVVILLIGLAYTAATTLIATLPVLGWIVNLFLGVVYGIFRARYLAAAYESVPAAG
- the purH gene encoding bifunctional phosphoribosylaminoimidazolecarboxamide formyltransferase/IMP cyclohydrolase, producing the protein MKWALLSVWDKAGIVDLAKVLIEHDYGILSSGGTGAELARAGISFTDVSAYTGFPEMMHGRVKTLHPKIHGGILGRRGIDDAVMQEHGIEPIDLVVVNLYPFEAMSGKGLSLEEIIEYIDIGGPAMVRAAAKNHKHVAVVADPGDYGMVADAVRRGGFSPEERLNLAAKAFARTAAYDAAITNHLTGIDRPFPDVFTVQFRNGRTLRYGENPHQAAAVYGDAGIAGEETLQGKEMSYNNYLDVHAAVGLLREFEECAVVIVKHNNPCGVATGESPLETYIAAREVDPVSAYGSIVAMNREVGADVARELTGTFVEVVVAPSFTAEALEIMKAKENMRVLRLPGPVAQPEIRSIDGGVLVQRTEPYREDWRVVSEREPTAHEMRAMQLAWKVCRHTKSNAIIFADEDAVIGIGAGQMNRVESAEIAVRKSRRPLAGSAVASDAFLPFPDTMEVAAAAGATALVQPGGSIRDQEVIEAANRLNIAMIFTGVRHFRH